A stretch of the Jatrophihabitans sp. genome encodes the following:
- a CDS encoding DUF4129 domain-containing protein, with translation MRSNARNGWLAAATLAGFTLVAFAARARPQQVDVRTVTRSGAPREASVTAPPAEDQLNSVPPETSDGFRVPWSFIQWVLIATLLLALLGLAVALWPRFLAWLRSRQRGRRTARPPAEPAPDDVRRRVSNTLRSTMSQMANGQIRDGVILCWYRLEQTAEAAGLRRRPAETSSDLAERLLSSLPLSEAPLNRLAALYREARFSSHPIPAEAVAQARADLAQLRSELEAAGPVQPVEPAGQGRR, from the coding sequence GTGAGGTCCAACGCCCGCAACGGGTGGCTGGCGGCAGCGACGCTGGCCGGGTTCACGCTGGTCGCCTTCGCCGCCCGGGCCCGGCCGCAACAGGTGGACGTGCGGACCGTCACCCGCTCGGGCGCGCCACGCGAGGCCTCGGTCACCGCTCCGCCGGCCGAGGACCAGCTGAACTCCGTGCCCCCCGAGACCTCGGACGGCTTCCGGGTGCCCTGGTCCTTCATCCAGTGGGTGCTCATCGCCACCCTGCTGCTGGCGCTGCTCGGGCTCGCGGTGGCGCTCTGGCCGCGCTTCCTCGCCTGGCTGCGCTCCCGGCAGCGGGGCCGCCGGACCGCCCGGCCGCCGGCCGAGCCGGCTCCCGACGATGTCCGCAGGCGGGTCTCGAACACGCTGCGCTCGACGATGTCCCAGATGGCCAACGGCCAGATCCGGGACGGGGTGATCCTGTGCTGGTACCGGTTGGAGCAGACCGCCGAGGCGGCAGGCCTGCGCCGCCGGCCCGCCGAGACCTCCTCCGACCTGGCCGAGCGGTTGCTGTCCTCGCTGCCGTTGAGCGAGGCGCCGCTGAACCGGTTGGCCGCCCTGTACCGCGAGGCCCGGTTCTCCAGCCATCCGATCCCGGCCGAGGCTGTCGCCCAAGCCCGGGCTGACCTGGCCCAGCTCCGTTCCGAACTCGAGGCGGCCGGACCCGTCCAGCCCGTCGAGCCCGCGGGTCAGGGCCGCAGATGA
- a CDS encoding sulfotransferase — protein sequence MSARVLHIVDKVAPLEFFPAVPQNFVLREGEPVPPEVVLEDPDLSLYCLDDDNGQALFVRTPTGVDLLASPFYYLAQYQHAQQVIAVPYDTLHRLADGLAVGADDLVLIYSVGRCGSTLISQALNAVDGVLSYSEPDVYTQIAMLRHSDGSRDQEYLRLIRTCTRILRRNATTVALKFRASGIHLADLFHQLYPDARNIFLHRHAERWLESMNAGFTPNLPGPEAEPMFTRFVLAQAPLLQPFAAQHRRRPTLTEAYTLTWLSVVDKYLTLRRDAVPFLTLHYEDIKAQPRATLLELLAYCGLRIEDFDRAYGTFSADSQEGTLLSLASRQKNPAPALRPQDYVQARAVLAEHATIRTPDFDLGAAHAAMD from the coding sequence ATGAGCGCGCGCGTGCTGCACATCGTCGACAAGGTGGCGCCGCTCGAGTTCTTCCCGGCGGTCCCGCAGAATTTCGTCCTGCGCGAGGGCGAACCAGTGCCCCCGGAGGTCGTGCTCGAGGACCCGGACCTCAGCCTGTACTGCCTGGACGACGACAACGGGCAGGCGCTGTTCGTCCGAACGCCCACCGGCGTCGACCTCTTGGCGTCGCCGTTCTACTACCTTGCCCAGTACCAGCATGCGCAGCAGGTGATCGCGGTGCCCTATGACACCCTGCACCGGCTTGCCGATGGCCTTGCCGTCGGCGCTGACGACCTCGTCCTGATCTACTCTGTCGGGCGCTGCGGCTCCACCCTGATCAGCCAGGCCCTCAACGCCGTGGACGGCGTGCTCAGCTACTCCGAACCCGACGTCTACACCCAGATCGCGATGCTGCGGCACTCCGACGGCAGCCGCGACCAGGAGTACCTGCGGCTGATCCGGACCTGCACCCGCATCCTCCGCCGGAACGCCACGACGGTGGCGCTGAAGTTCCGCGCCAGCGGCATCCACCTCGCCGACCTGTTCCACCAGCTGTACCCCGACGCCCGCAACATCTTTCTGCACCGGCACGCGGAGAGGTGGCTGGAATCGATGAACGCCGGGTTCACCCCGAACCTGCCAGGGCCCGAGGCCGAGCCGATGTTCACCAGGTTCGTGCTGGCTCAGGCGCCGCTGCTGCAGCCGTTCGCGGCCCAGCACCGCCGCAGGCCGACCCTGACCGAGGCCTACACCCTGACCTGGCTGTCCGTCGTGGACAAGTACCTGACGCTGCGCCGCGACGCGGTGCCGTTCCTGACCCTGCACTACGAGGACATCAAGGCACAGCCAAGGGCGACGCTGCTGGAGCTGCTGGCCTACTGCGGGCTGCGGATCGAGGACTTCGACCGGGCCTACGGCACGTTCTCGGCGGACTCGCAGGAAGGCACCCTGCTCTCGCTGGCAAGCCGGCAGAAGAACCCGGCGCCGGCATTGCGCCCGCAGGACTACGTGCAGGCACGGGCGGTGCTGGCCGAGCACGCCACCATCCGGACACCGGATTTCGACCTCGGCGCGGCGCACGCGGCGATGGACTGA
- a CDS encoding SGNH/GDSL hydrolase family protein has product MSRASRARRVVTAAAFGTGSLGALSAAAAGLVYGQTKLARRRIQPAEANPPRADGVWLAPGARADEPPLLLAMLGDSSAAGYGVHTDAETPAAQIAMGLSALARRPVQLRNVAVVGAQSSALVRQVGMVLEESQRPDLVVIMIGANDVTHRIRASESVRHLNDALSVLAEHNLEVVMGTCPDLGTIRPIAQPLRWLARRLSRTLAAAQAVAVVAAGGRAVSLGDILGPEFASSLDYFSADRFHPSAIGYTRAAEVLLPSAAAALGLSTVSEPAAPFTSTRARPVAKAAARSAGLPGTEVLPAQVHGQRAGRRGPWARLIRRRAATVIPPTSGGQENFTPATMVGSD; this is encoded by the coding sequence ATGAGCCGGGCTTCGCGCGCACGCCGGGTGGTGACCGCTGCCGCGTTCGGAACAGGCAGCCTGGGCGCGCTCAGCGCGGCGGCGGCCGGCCTGGTCTACGGCCAGACCAAACTTGCCCGGCGGCGGATCCAGCCTGCTGAGGCGAACCCGCCGCGGGCCGACGGGGTGTGGCTGGCGCCCGGCGCGCGGGCCGACGAGCCGCCGCTGCTGCTGGCGATGCTCGGTGACTCCTCAGCCGCCGGATACGGCGTGCACACCGACGCCGAGACCCCGGCAGCCCAGATCGCGATGGGGCTCTCGGCGCTGGCCCGGCGGCCGGTCCAGCTGCGCAACGTCGCGGTGGTCGGGGCCCAGAGCTCGGCGCTGGTGCGGCAGGTCGGGATGGTGCTGGAGGAGAGCCAGCGGCCCGATCTGGTGGTGATCATGATCGGGGCCAACGACGTCACCCACCGGATCCGGGCCTCGGAGTCGGTCCGGCACCTCAACGACGCGCTGAGCGTGCTGGCCGAGCACAACCTCGAGGTGGTGATGGGCACCTGCCCCGACCTGGGGACGATCCGGCCGATCGCGCAGCCGCTGCGCTGGCTGGCCCGCCGGCTGTCCCGGACGCTGGCCGCCGCGCAGGCGGTGGCGGTGGTGGCCGCGGGCGGGCGGGCCGTCAGCCTGGGCGACATCCTGGGGCCGGAGTTCGCCAGCAGCCTGGATTACTTCTCCGCCGACCGGTTCCACCCGTCGGCGATCGGCTACACCCGGGCCGCGGAGGTGCTGCTGCCCTCGGCCGCCGCGGCGCTGGGCCTGAGCACGGTGTCCGAGCCGGCCGCGCCGTTCACCTCGACCAGGGCCCGGCCGGTGGCCAAGGCCGCGGCGCGGTCGGCCGGCCTGCCGGGCACCGAGGTGCTCCCGGCCCAGGTGCACGGCCAGCGGGCGGGCCGGCGCGGGCCGTGGGCAAGGCTCATCCGCCGCCGGGCAGCCACCGTGATACCGCCCACGTCCGGCGGCCAGGAAAACTTCACCCCTGCCACCATGGTGGGTAGCGACTAG
- a CDS encoding succinate dehydrogenase/fumarate reductase iron-sulfur subunit: protein MTYKAKFRVWRGDADNGDLQDFTVEVNEGEVVLDIIHRLQATQASDLAVRWNCKAGKCGSCSAEINGRPRLLCMTRMSTFTEAETITVTPLRAFPVIRDLVTDVSFNYQKAREIPSFAPPPGLAPGEYRMQQVDVERSQEFRKCIECFLCQDTCHVVRDHEENKKSFAGPRYLMRIAELDMHPLDARDRQREAQDEHGLGYCNITKCCGDVCPEHIKITDNALIPMKERVADRKYDPLVWLGNKILRRDS, encoded by the coding sequence ATGACGTACAAGGCGAAGTTCCGGGTCTGGCGAGGCGACGCCGACAACGGTGACCTGCAGGACTTCACCGTCGAGGTCAACGAGGGCGAGGTCGTGCTCGACATCATCCACCGGTTGCAGGCCACCCAGGCCTCGGACCTGGCGGTCCGGTGGAACTGCAAGGCCGGCAAGTGCGGCTCCTGCAGCGCCGAGATCAACGGCCGGCCGCGGCTGCTGTGCATGACCCGGATGTCGACGTTCACCGAGGCCGAGACGATCACCGTCACCCCGCTGCGCGCGTTCCCGGTGATCCGCGACCTGGTCACCGACGTCTCCTTCAACTACCAGAAGGCGCGCGAGATCCCGTCGTTCGCGCCGCCACCGGGCCTGGCGCCCGGCGAGTACCGGATGCAGCAGGTCGACGTGGAACGCTCGCAGGAGTTCCGCAAGTGCATCGAGTGCTTCCTGTGCCAGGACACCTGCCACGTCGTGCGCGACCACGAGGAGAACAAGAAGTCCTTCGCCGGACCGCGGTACCTGATGCGGATCGCCGAGCTGGACATGCACCCGCTGGACGCCCGGGACCGGCAGCGCGAGGCGCAGGACGAGCACGGCCTGGGCTACTGCAACATCACCAAGTGCTGCGGCGACGTCTGCCCCGAGCACATCAAGATCACCGACAACGCCCTGATCCCGATGAAGGAACGGGTCGCCGACCGCAAGTACGACCCGCTGGTCTGGCTGGGCAACAAGATCTTGCGCCGCGACTCCTAG
- a CDS encoding cystathionine beta-synthase — translation MRYYTSLVDLIGNTPLLQLRSITSHLDPETAPLVLAKVEYFNPGGSVKDRIALPMIEAAERAGELKPGGTIVEPTSGNTGVGLAIVAQQRGYSCIFVLPDKVAPEKINLLKAYGAEVVVCPTAVAPEDPRSYYQVSDRLAREVPGAWKPDQYSNVNNSRAHYESTGPEIWEQTEGRITHFVTGVGTGGTISGTGRYLKEMSAERAGGPVRVIGADPEGSVYSGGTGRPYLVEGVGEDFWPGNYDRDVADEIIAVSDSTSFEITRRLAREEGLLVGGSCGMAVAAALRVAERAGPEDVIVVLLPDGGRGYLSKVFSDKWMSDYGFLDNSAETTVGEVLTAKDGETPALVHGHPNETVREAIDILREYGVSQMPVVGAEPPVTAGEVVGSVSEKALLDALFAGQASLSDPLEKHMSAMLPIIGSGEPVRRAVEALGGADALLVHVDGKPAGVVTRQDLLGFLVSK, via the coding sequence ATGCGCTACTACACCTCACTCGTTGACCTGATCGGCAACACCCCGCTGCTCCAGCTCCGCAGCATCACCAGCCACCTCGACCCCGAGACCGCACCGCTGGTGCTGGCCAAGGTCGAGTACTTCAATCCCGGAGGATCGGTCAAGGACCGGATCGCCCTTCCGATGATCGAGGCGGCCGAGCGTGCGGGCGAGCTCAAGCCCGGTGGGACGATCGTCGAGCCGACGTCCGGCAACACCGGGGTGGGACTGGCGATCGTCGCCCAGCAGCGCGGCTACTCCTGCATCTTCGTGCTGCCGGACAAGGTCGCCCCGGAGAAGATCAACCTCCTCAAGGCCTACGGCGCCGAGGTGGTGGTCTGCCCGACCGCGGTGGCGCCGGAGGACCCGCGCTCCTACTACCAGGTCTCTGACCGGCTGGCTCGTGAGGTGCCCGGCGCGTGGAAGCCGGACCAGTACTCCAACGTGAACAACTCCCGCGCCCACTACGAGAGCACCGGCCCGGAGATCTGGGAGCAGACCGAGGGCCGGATCACCCATTTCGTGACCGGCGTGGGCACCGGCGGCACCATCTCGGGCACCGGCCGCTACCTCAAGGAGATGTCGGCCGAGCGCGCCGGCGGCCCGGTGCGGGTGATCGGCGCCGACCCCGAGGGCTCGGTGTACTCCGGCGGCACCGGCCGGCCCTACCTCGTCGAGGGGGTGGGCGAGGACTTCTGGCCCGGCAACTACGACCGTGACGTCGCCGACGAGATCATCGCGGTCTCGGACTCGACGTCGTTCGAGATCACCCGGCGGCTGGCGCGCGAGGAGGGCCTGCTGGTGGGCGGCTCGTGTGGCATGGCCGTCGCGGCGGCGCTGCGGGTGGCCGAGCGCGCCGGGCCCGAGGACGTGATCGTGGTGCTGCTGCCCGACGGCGGCCGGGGCTACCTGTCGAAGGTCTTCTCCGACAAGTGGATGAGCGACTACGGCTTCCTGGACAACAGCGCCGAGACCACCGTGGGCGAGGTGCTGACCGCCAAGGACGGCGAGACCCCGGCCCTGGTGCACGGGCACCCGAACGAGACCGTCCGCGAGGCGATCGATATCCTGCGCGAGTACGGGGTGTCGCAGATGCCGGTGGTCGGCGCGGAGCCGCCGGTGACCGCCGGCGAGGTGGTCGGGTCGGTGTCGGAGAAGGCGCTGCTGGACGCCCTGTTCGCAGGCCAGGCCTCGTTGTCGGACCCGCTGGAGAAGCACATGTCGGCCATGCTGCCGATCATCGGCTCGGGTGAGCCGGTCCGCCGGGCGGTCGAGGCGCTGGGCGGGGCGGACGCGTTGCTGGTGCACGTCGACGGCAAGCCCGCCGGGGTGGTGACCCGGCAGGACCTGCTGGGATTCCTGGTCAGCAAGTAG
- a CDS encoding Bax inhibitor-1/YccA family protein: MASNPVLRGFEKTGRPGSTAAQGPNGPIAPPPSPGQLNEWYNQPSYGQPAPPAAPSRYLTLDDVVTRSMVLLGTLLVAAGFAWFLIPDATIGAVVLISVLATLGLGLYMAFSGKANAVTATIYAGLQGLALGGISEMFNDRFNGIVVQAITGTIMVAGGVLVVYKTGAVRVTPKFTKIVFASTLGVVGLMLVNLIAGMFTPGGLGLRDGGALAIGFSLLCIVIAASNLIVDFDMIEQSVRRGVDEKVGWYLSWGVLVTLVWLYLEILRLLSYLTGRND; encoded by the coding sequence GTGGCCAGTAACCCTGTCTTGCGGGGTTTTGAGAAGACCGGACGTCCAGGCTCCACGGCAGCCCAGGGCCCCAACGGCCCGATCGCGCCGCCGCCGTCGCCCGGCCAGCTCAACGAGTGGTACAACCAGCCGTCCTACGGTCAGCCGGCCCCGCCCGCGGCGCCGTCGCGGTACCTGACCCTGGACGACGTCGTCACCCGCTCCATGGTGCTGCTCGGCACCCTGCTGGTGGCAGCCGGCTTCGCCTGGTTCCTCATCCCCGACGCGACCATCGGCGCCGTCGTCCTGATCAGCGTGCTCGCCACGCTCGGACTCGGCCTCTACATGGCGTTCTCGGGCAAGGCGAACGCCGTCACCGCGACCATCTACGCGGGCCTGCAGGGCCTGGCGCTGGGTGGCATCAGCGAGATGTTCAACGACCGGTTCAACGGCATCGTGGTGCAGGCGATCACCGGGACAATCATGGTGGCCGGCGGCGTGCTGGTGGTCTACAAGACCGGCGCGGTCCGGGTCACCCCGAAGTTCACCAAGATCGTGTTCGCCTCGACGCTGGGCGTCGTCGGCCTGATGCTGGTCAACCTGATCGCCGGCATGTTCACTCCCGGCGGCCTGGGCCTGCGGGACGGCGGGGCGCTGGCCATCGGGTTCAGCCTGCTCTGCATCGTGATCGCGGCCTCGAACCTGATCGTGGACTTCGACATGATCGAGCAGTCGGTCCGGCGCGGCGTGGACGAGAAGGTCGGCTGGTACCTGTCCTGGGGCGTGCTGGTGACCCTGGTCTGGCTGTACCTGGAGATCCTGCGGCTGCTCAGCTACCTGACCGGGCGCAACGACTAA
- a CDS encoding DUF58 domain-containing protein, with product MTPHPAGEPDRAAIPPARWSPTAALAPAVGCAAVLLGLAVLLARQDLLLLALPLAVGTVLPLLSRASRAPVVRLRTTATTLFEGQSTTLSQQLHAPDAVDVIRLRTRLEGWIELSGGGQDVCTTAGPDEEVSLDHRLVAPRWGRSRIGRVSMSVTAAHGLLRTTVTGADVASLVTIPLRAEFAATDLVPSAPGIVGAHRSRRIGEGVDPAGVRPFVAGDRLRRINWPVSLRTGDLHVTATYSDRDTEVVLVLDTAFEVGAHAGPGTASNLDVAVRAAASIAEHYLRHGDRVAVLDLGRAGRPVQPRTGQAHLFRIMDVLLDVRAAPVSELAAGRAMARISGRALVIVLSPLLGAEVAIEAAGLSRAGRSVLVVDTLPAEVVLPESGPWLELAWRAQLIERQNLVRALADHGVPVVPWLGSGSLDQVLVGLSRTHRAARVRR from the coding sequence ATGACCCCCCACCCGGCCGGGGAGCCTGACCGGGCCGCGATCCCGCCGGCCCGGTGGTCACCCACCGCGGCGCTGGCGCCCGCGGTGGGCTGCGCGGCGGTGCTGCTGGGGCTGGCGGTGCTGCTGGCCCGCCAGGACCTGCTGCTGCTGGCGCTGCCGTTGGCGGTGGGCACCGTGCTGCCGCTGCTCAGCCGGGCCTCCCGGGCGCCGGTGGTGCGGCTCCGGACCACGGCGACCACGCTGTTCGAGGGCCAGTCGACCACCTTGAGCCAGCAGCTCCACGCCCCGGACGCGGTCGACGTCATCCGGCTGCGCACCCGGCTGGAGGGCTGGATCGAGCTGTCCGGCGGCGGCCAGGACGTCTGCACCACGGCCGGCCCGGATGAGGAGGTCAGCCTCGATCATCGGCTGGTCGCGCCCCGGTGGGGACGTAGCCGGATCGGCCGGGTGAGCATGAGCGTCACGGCCGCCCACGGACTGCTGCGCACCACCGTGACCGGCGCCGACGTGGCGTCGCTGGTCACCATCCCGCTGCGGGCCGAGTTCGCAGCCACCGACCTGGTGCCGTCAGCTCCTGGCATCGTCGGGGCGCACCGGTCGCGCCGGATCGGCGAAGGGGTCGATCCGGCCGGGGTGCGTCCCTTTGTCGCGGGCGACCGGCTGCGGCGGATCAACTGGCCGGTGTCGCTGCGCACCGGCGACCTGCACGTCACCGCCACCTACTCAGATCGTGACACCGAGGTGGTGCTGGTGCTCGACACCGCCTTCGAGGTGGGCGCCCACGCCGGTCCGGGCACCGCCAGCAACCTCGACGTCGCGGTGCGCGCGGCCGCCTCGATCGCCGAGCACTACCTGCGCCACGGTGACCGGGTGGCGGTGCTGGACCTGGGCCGCGCCGGCCGGCCGGTCCAGCCCCGGACCGGCCAGGCGCACCTGTTCAGGATCATGGACGTGCTGCTGGACGTCCGGGCCGCGCCGGTCAGCGAGCTGGCTGCCGGCCGCGCGATGGCCAGGATCTCCGGCCGGGCCCTGGTGATCGTGTTGAGCCCGCTGCTCGGCGCCGAGGTGGCGATCGAGGCGGCGGGGCTGTCCCGGGCCGGCCGCTCGGTGCTGGTCGTGGACACGCTGCCGGCGGAGGTGGTGCTGCCCGAGTCCGGGCCCTGGCTCGAGCTGGCCTGGCGGGCGCAGCTGATCGAGCGGCAGAACCTGGTCAGGGCGCTTGCCGATCACGGCGTTCCGGTGGTGCCCTGGCTGGGCAGTGGCAGCCTGGATCAGGTGCTGGTCGGGCTCAGCCGGACCCATCGGGCGGCCAGGGTGCGCCGATGA
- a CDS encoding cystathionine gamma-synthase: MGNPIDGSAPDQLGFNSRAIHAGQEPDPLTGSVVVPIYQTSTYKQDGVGGLRGGYEYSRSGNPTRTALEECLAAVEGGARGMAFASGLAAEDTLLRTLCVPGDHMLLPDDAYGGTYRLVARVLTRWGIEFTPVPMHDSGAVAAAIQPNTRVIWVETPTNPLLNIVDIAALAEVSRQHQTLLVVDNTFASPYLQQPLALGADIVVHSTTKYLGGHSDVVGGAVVTRDPEIGEQVAFHQNAMGAVSGPFDSWLVLRGIKTLGVRMDRHCSNAEQIVRFLSQHPAVSSVLYPGLPTHPHHEVAARQMTGFGGMVSFRVRGGEEAALKVCGLTRLFTLGESLGGIESLIEHPARMTHASVAGSELEVPGDLVRLSVGIEDIKDLLADLTAALA; this comes from the coding sequence ATGGGTAACCCGATTGATGGCAGCGCGCCGGACCAGCTCGGCTTCAACTCCCGGGCGATTCACGCCGGCCAGGAGCCCGACCCGCTGACCGGATCGGTCGTGGTGCCGATCTACCAGACCTCGACCTACAAGCAGGACGGCGTCGGCGGGCTGCGCGGCGGCTATGAGTACAGCCGGTCGGGCAACCCGACCCGGACGGCGCTGGAGGAGTGCCTGGCCGCGGTGGAGGGCGGCGCGCGCGGGATGGCCTTCGCCTCCGGCCTGGCCGCCGAGGACACCCTGCTGCGGACGCTCTGCGTGCCCGGGGACCACATGCTGCTGCCCGATGACGCCTACGGCGGCACCTACCGGCTGGTGGCCCGGGTGCTGACCAGGTGGGGCATCGAGTTCACCCCGGTCCCCATGCACGACAGCGGCGCGGTGGCCGCCGCGATCCAGCCCAACACCCGCGTCATCTGGGTGGAGACGCCCACCAACCCGTTGCTCAACATCGTCGACATCGCCGCGCTGGCCGAGGTGTCGCGTCAGCACCAGACGTTGCTGGTCGTCGACAACACCTTCGCCTCGCCCTACCTGCAGCAGCCGCTGGCCCTGGGCGCCGACATCGTGGTGCACTCCACCACCAAGTACCTCGGCGGGCATTCCGACGTGGTCGGCGGGGCGGTGGTGACCCGTGACCCCGAGATCGGCGAGCAGGTGGCCTTCCACCAGAACGCGATGGGCGCGGTCAGCGGCCCGTTCGACTCCTGGCTGGTGCTGCGCGGCATCAAGACCCTGGGCGTGCGGATGGACCGGCACTGCTCCAACGCCGAGCAGATCGTGCGGTTCCTCAGCCAGCACCCGGCCGTCTCGAGCGTGCTGTACCCGGGCCTGCCCACCCACCCCCACCACGAGGTCGCGGCCCGGCAGATGACCGGGTTCGGCGGCATGGTGTCCTTCCGGGTGCGCGGCGGCGAGGAGGCGGCGCTCAAGGTGTGCGGGCTGACCCGGCTGTTCACCCTCGGCGAGTCGCTCGGGGGTATCGAGTCGCTGATCGAGCACCCGGCCCGCATGACGCACGCCAGCGTGGCAGGCTCAGAGCTGGAGGTTCCCGGCGACCTGGTCCGGCTCTCGGTCGGCATCGAGGACATCAAGGATCTGCTGGCAGACCTCACCGCGGCACTGGCCTGA
- a CDS encoding acetyl-CoA C-acetyltransferase gives MTSTPQAVIVATARSPIGRAGKGSLVNMRADDLTAQMIAAALAKVPQLDPRQIDDLLLGCGLPGGEQGYNMAKIVATLLGYDFLPGATVTRYCASSLQTTRMAMHAIRAGEGDVFISAGVETVSRFVKGSSDGLPDTKNPLFAEAQERTAKVAAEGADGWQDPRERGDLPDPYIPMGQTAENLARQLGVSREEMDHFGVRSQNLAEKSIANGFWAREITPVTLPSGEVVSVDDGPRAGVTYEGVSQLKPVFRPDGLVTAGNCCPLNDGAAALIIMSETKAAELDVTPLARIVATGVTGLSPEIMGLGPVEASRQALARAGMSVSDIDLVEINEAFAAQVVPSYQQLGFDLDKVNVNGGSIAVGHPFGMTGARIATTLINSLQTHDKQFGLETMCVGGGQGMAMILERLS, from the coding sequence ATGACCAGCACGCCGCAGGCCGTCATCGTCGCCACCGCCCGATCGCCGATCGGCCGGGCCGGCAAGGGCTCGCTGGTGAACATGCGCGCCGATGACCTCACCGCGCAGATGATCGCCGCGGCGCTGGCCAAGGTGCCGCAGCTGGATCCGCGCCAGATCGATGACCTGCTGCTGGGCTGCGGCCTGCCCGGCGGCGAGCAGGGCTACAACATGGCCAAGATCGTGGCCACCCTGCTCGGTTACGACTTCTTGCCGGGCGCGACCGTCACCCGGTACTGCGCGTCCTCGCTGCAGACCACCCGGATGGCGATGCACGCCATCCGGGCCGGCGAGGGGGACGTGTTCATCTCCGCCGGTGTCGAGACGGTGTCGCGGTTCGTCAAGGGCTCCTCCGACGGCCTGCCCGACACCAAGAACCCGCTGTTCGCCGAGGCGCAGGAGCGCACCGCGAAGGTCGCAGCCGAAGGCGCCGACGGCTGGCAGGACCCGCGCGAACGCGGCGACCTGCCCGACCCCTACATCCCGATGGGCCAGACGGCGGAGAACCTGGCCCGGCAGTTGGGCGTCAGCCGCGAGGAGATGGACCACTTCGGGGTGCGGTCGCAGAACCTGGCGGAGAAGTCCATCGCCAACGGCTTCTGGGCCAGGGAGATCACCCCCGTCACGCTGCCCTCCGGCGAGGTGGTCAGCGTCGATGACGGGCCGCGGGCCGGGGTCACCTACGAGGGTGTCTCGCAGCTCAAGCCGGTGTTCCGCCCGGACGGGCTGGTCACCGCCGGCAACTGCTGCCCCCTCAACGACGGGGCCGCGGCGCTGATCATCATGAGCGAGACCAAGGCCGCCGAGTTGGACGTGACGCCGCTGGCCCGGATCGTGGCGACCGGGGTCACCGGCCTGTCGCCGGAGATCATGGGCCTGGGGCCGGTCGAGGCGTCCCGGCAGGCGCTGGCCCGGGCCGGCATGTCGGTCTCCGACATCGACCTGGTGGAGATCAACGAGGCCTTCGCCGCCCAGGTGGTCCCGTCGTACCAGCAGCTGGGCTTCGACCTTGACAAGGTCAACGTCAACGGCGGTTCGATCGCGGTCGGGCACCCGTTCGGCATGACCGGGGCCCGGATCGCCACCACGCTGATCAACTCGCTGCAGACCCATGACAAGCAGTTCGGCCTGGAGACGATGTGCGTCGGCGGCGGCCAGGGTATGGCGATGATCCTGGAGCGGCTGTCCTGA
- a CDS encoding MoxR family ATPase: protein MDAPAAAQACDRVLAEVGRAVVGKRGRLAMVLAGILAGGHVLIEDNPGLAKTLTARSFAQALGLEFRRIQFTPDLLPSDITGSFVYDQRQGEFAFRAGPLFAGLVLADEINRTPPKTQAALLEAMQERQATVEGRTFALPEPFHVIATANPIEYEGTYPLPEAQLDRFLLRVSFGYPSQDEEWQVLQRRMARQAEAITLNPVLDAAGLMAVQRVVEGIEVEESVGRYCVALVDATRFHHHLLVGASPRGALALLLVARAYALINHRDFVTPEDVKAIAVAALAHRVTLRPEMWMRQLMPAEVISTVLAEVPAPAIGTDRPRLRSASRP from the coding sequence ATGGACGCGCCGGCGGCCGCGCAGGCCTGTGACCGGGTGCTGGCCGAGGTGGGCCGGGCGGTGGTCGGCAAGCGAGGCCGGCTGGCCATGGTGCTGGCCGGCATCCTGGCCGGTGGCCACGTTCTGATCGAGGACAACCCCGGCCTGGCCAAGACCCTGACGGCCCGGTCCTTCGCGCAGGCGCTCGGGCTGGAGTTCCGCCGGATCCAGTTCACCCCCGACCTGCTGCCCTCTGACATCACCGGCTCGTTCGTCTACGACCAGCGCCAGGGCGAGTTCGCGTTTCGCGCCGGGCCGTTGTTCGCCGGCCTGGTGCTGGCCGATGAGATCAACCGGACGCCGCCCAAGACCCAGGCCGCGCTGCTGGAGGCGATGCAGGAGCGCCAGGCCACCGTCGAGGGCCGCACCTTCGCGCTTCCCGAGCCGTTCCACGTGATCGCCACCGCCAACCCGATCGAGTACGAGGGCACCTACCCGCTGCCCGAGGCCCAGCTGGACCGGTTCCTGCTGCGGGTGTCCTTCGGCTACCCCAGCCAGGACGAGGAATGGCAGGTGCTGCAGCGCCGGATGGCGCGCCAGGCCGAGGCGATAACCCTGAACCCGGTGCTGGACGCGGCCGGGCTGATGGCGGTGCAGCGGGTCGTCGAAGGGATCGAGGTCGAGGAGAGCGTCGGGCGGTACTGCGTCGCGCTGGTGGACGCCACCCGGTTTCATCACCACCTGCTGGTCGGCGCCTCGCCGCGTGGCGCGCTGGCCCTGTTGCTGGTCGCCCGGGCCTACGCCCTGATCAATCATCGCGACTTCGTGACTCCCGAGGACGTCAAGGCCATCGCGGTCGCGGCGCTGGCGCACCGGGTGACGCTGCGTCCGGAGATGTGGATGCGCCAGCTGATGCCGGCCGAGGTGATCTCGACGGTGCTGGCCGAGGTGCCGGCCCCGGCAATCGGCACGGACCGGCCGCGGCTGCGGTCGGCCAGCCGGCCATGA